In Oxyura jamaicensis isolate SHBP4307 breed ruddy duck chromosome 21, BPBGC_Ojam_1.0, whole genome shotgun sequence, a single genomic region encodes these proteins:
- the AGMAT gene encoding agmatinase, mitochondrial, which yields MRLLLAARRLLASAAATSCHGPCLPPAAPCRGTPRRWGSTFNVPPSAEFVARPVGVCSMLRLPVQASAEGLDAAFVGVPLDTGTSNRPGARFGPRHIRAESAMVRRYNASTGAAPFDSLLVADIGDVNVNLYNLPASCRLIRESYQKIVASGCVPLTLGGDHTITYPILQAVAEKHGPVGLVHVDAHTDTGDRALGEKIYHGTPFRRCVDEGLLDCSRVAQIGIRGSSYAPDPYKYCRDQGFRVVLAQDCWLKSLVPLMAEVRQQMGDKPVYISFDIDGLDPAYAPGTGTPEIAGLTPAQALEIIRGCKGLNIVGCDLVEVAPMYDVSGNTALLGANLLFEMLCVLPRVKTM from the exons ATGAGGCTCCT GCTCGCTGCTCGACGGCTGCTTGCCTCCGCGGCGGCCACCTCGTGCCATGGTCCCTGCCTGCCACCCGCAGCTCCGTGCAGGGGGACCCCTCGCCGCTGGGGCTCGACCTTCAACGTGCCCCCCAGCGCCGAGTTCGTGGCCCGGCCTGTGGGGGTCTGCTCCATGCTGAGGCTTCCCGTCCAGGCCTCGGCAGAGGGGCTGGATGCTGCTTTCGTCGGCGTCCCCCTGGACACGGGCACGTCCAACCGGCCGGGAGCCAG GTTCGGTCCGCGCCACATCCGTGCCGAATCGGCGATGGTGAGGAGGTACAACGCCAGCACCGGGGCGGCACCTTTCGACTCCCTCCTGGTGGCTGACATCGGAGACGTGAACGTGAACCTCTACAACCTGCCCGCCAGCTGCCGCCTCATCCGCGAGTCCTACCAGAAGATAGTGGCCTCGGGCTGCGTGCCCCTCACCTTGG GTGGAGATCACACCATCACGTACCCGATCCTGCAGGCCGTGGCAGAAAA ACACGGCCCCGTGGGGCTGGTGCACGTGGATGCTCACACCGACACCGGCGACAGGGCCCTGGGGGAGAAGATCTACCACGGGACCCCGTTCCGGCGCTGCGTGGACGAAGGGCTGCTGGACTGCAGCCGCGTGGCTCAGATCGGCATCCGGGGCTCCTCCTATGCCCCCGACCCTTACAAATACTGCCGGGACCAG GGTTTCCGCGTGGTGCTGGCCCAGGACTGCTGGCTCAAGTCCCTGGTGCCGCTGATGGCAGAGGTGAGGCAGCAGATGGGGGACAAGCCGGTCTACATCAGCTTCGATATCGACGGGCTGGACCCTGCCTACGCCCCGGGAACCGGGACGCCGGAGATAGCCGGGCTCACGCCCGCACAG gctTTGGAGATCATTCGTGGCTGCAAGGGGCTGAATATAGTGGGATGCGACCTTGTTGAAGTTGCACCGATGTACGATGTCTCCG GTAACACGGCCCTCTTAGGGGCCAATCTGCTGTTTGAAATGCTGTGCGTCCTCCCCAGAGTGAAAACCATGtga